TCAGAGCTGTATGGTCTGGTTCAGGAAGTTCCTCAATCAGAGCGTACGCCATTTTACCCTCGCTCTCCATATGGTGTTGCCAAAATGTATGGTTACTGGATTACTGTGAACTATCGCGAAGCATATGATATGTATGCCTGCAACGGCATCCTGTTCAACCATGAAAGCCCATTAAGAGGAGAAACTTTTGTAACAAGAAAGATTACCCGCGGTGTTGCCAAAATAGCACTGGGTATGCAGGATAAACTGTTCATGGGTAACCTGGATGCAAAGCGTGACTGGGGCCATGCAAAAGATTATGTTGAAGCCATGTGGCTGATGCTGCAACAGGATACACCAGAAGACTATGTGATCGCCACAGGAGTCACTACCTTAGTAAGAGATTTCATCAGCAAGGCATTTGCGATAGCTGGTATTGAAGTTGAATTTAAAGGAACCGGTGTCGATGAGGTAGGTATTGTTAAAAGTGTAAGTCCTGATGTGATAGGAGTAAAAGTAGGCACAGAAGTAGTTGCGGTTGACCCCCGTTATTTCCGCCCTACAGAAGTGGAACTGTTAATCGGCGATCCTGCCAAAGCACAATCCAAATTGGGATGGAAACCTAAATACGATCTGGATATGCTGGTGAAAGAAATGGTACTGGCTGACCTGGAACTGTTCCAGCGCGAAAAATTGCTAAAAGATGCCGGTTATAAAGTATTAAATCAATTCGAATAGACATTATGCAGCAACTGGATAAAATATATGTAGCAGGCCATCGTGGAATGGTAGGATCTGCCATTGTGAGAAGATTGGAGAAGGCTGGATTTAAAAATATTGTAACAAGAACCTCTTCAGAGCTGGACCTGCGTAATCAGCAGGCTACGGCCACTTTCTTTGAGCAGGAACAACCGGATTACGTTTTCCTGGCCGCTGCAAAGGTGGGAGGCATTGTGGCAAATAATACATACAAGGGAGATTTCATTTATGAAAATCTAATGATTCAGAACAATGTAATTCATTCAGCTTATACAAGCGGCGTGAAGAAACTCATGTTCCTCGGATCCTCCTGTATCTATCCAAAACTCGCGCCGCAACCACTGAAGGAAGAGTACCTCCTCACCGGACTGCTGGAACCTACCAATGAACCTTATGCTATTGCCAAGATAGCAGGGATCAAAATGTGTGATGCCTACAGAGCACAATATGGTTGTAACTTTATCTCGGTAATGCCTACTAACCTTTATGGCCCTAATGATAATTACGACCTGAAAAACTCCCACGTATTACCAGCATTACTACGCAAATTTCATGAAGCAAAAGAGGCTGGTACACCTGAAGTCGTGATCTGGGGTTCAGGCTCCCCACTTCGCGAATTCCTGCATGCAGATGATATGGCAGATGCTTGTTTTTATCTCATGCAGCATTACAATGAAGAAGGGCTTGTAAATATTGGAGTAGGAGAAGATCTAAGTATATTAGACCTTGCCAGGATGATAAAAGAAATTGTAGGCTATGAAGGAAGATTAGTCTTCGACTCTTCTAAACCTGATGGTACCCCACGCAAATTAATGGATGTTTCAAAGTTGCATGGATTGGGATGGAAAGCTAAGATAGGACTAAAAGAAGGCATCACCGCCGTTTATCAGGAAGTGCAACATCTTAAATGGAAAAACTGATTATGAAAAATCACAACTATGTATTTATTATGGCTGGTGGAGTGGGAAGCCGCTTCTGGCCGCAAAGCAGACAGGCTTGCCCCAAGCAGTTCATCGATATACTTGGTGTAGGAAAATCCCTATTGCAGTTAACCTATGAACGTTTTCTGAAGGTCTGCCCGCAGGAAAATATCTTCGTAGTGACCAGTACTGAGTACCATGGGCTCATTTTAGAGCATCTGCCGGAAATAGAAGAGAAAAACATCCTCTGTGAACCTTGTCGCAACAATACTGCTCCCGGAATTGCTTATGCTACATTCAAAGCATTGGCATTAGATCCTGATGCATGTATGGTTATTGCACCTTCAGATCATTTTATCCTGAATGAAGCACAGTTTGTAAAGGATATCAATGAATCACTGGAAATAGTAGCCAAACAGGATATCCTGCTCACCTTAGGTATTACACCAACCAGACCTGATACTGGCTACGGATATATTAATTTCGAAAAAACACCGGGAAGTAAGATCTGTAAAGTTCTGAGATTTACCGAGAAGCCTGTGTTGGAAAAGGCAAAGGAATTTCTGGCAGATGGGAATTACGTTTGGAATGCAGGTATCTTCATCTGGAATGTAAATACAATCATGCGCGCGTTCGAACAGTATTCAAAAGAATTGTATGATATATTTAAGGAAGGCATTCCTTACTACAACACATCCGGAGAACAAGACTTCATAAATACGCATTATAAGAACACACCTAAGATCTCTATTGATTACGCAATCATGGAAAAGGCAGATAATGTTTCAACAATGCCTGTTGATTTCGGCTGGAGTGATTTGGGTACATGGGCTTCTCTGTATCAGGTGATGGAGAAAAATCCGGCTAATAATGTGATCCCTGCAGGTGAACATCAACTGGAAGACACAGCAGACTGTATTATACAACTGCCTAAAGATAAACTTGCCGTGATCCGGGGGCTGAAAGATTATATTGTCATCGACAATAAAAACGTATTGTTGATCTACCCGAAGTCTCTGGAACAAGAGATCAAGAAGATCGCAGAACAGCTGAAGGAAAATGAACTACATAATTATCTTTAGTCATAAGCTGAAAAACACTATTGTTGAGTTGGTATTCCAAGCATACGAAAAGCTTTCCTTTTAATCCTTTTCAGAAGGGTAATTTGAAGTTTCTTATGAAACTGCTTTGCCATTTTGATAGACTGTTGGCTCTCTTCCAGCCGGATCTCATTTAGTTGAATGGTCCTGTCGGTTTGAGGCCAATAGTAAAGGGAGGTGCTGCCACAATGGGTGCCACTGTTATCGAATCCAATATTGTTGACCAGCGAGAGATTCGGATGCAAACAAAGACCATTATTTAAGAATACGGTGGCGTACCATTTCACTGCCCATGTATTAATCTTCCCGGTAATGTTATCTTCCAGTTGTACCAGGTGAGAATATGAATTCTCAATATTGAATTTTCTGCTTCCTTTAGGTATTGACGTTATCTTGTCTTTTAACGCAACAGGATCAGTTTCCAGTTTTTGCCATGCCCTTTTCCATGTCGCCCATCCCCAACAACTGGTAGCTCTGTAAAAGAAAGTTTCTGGTAAAAGAGAACCCGTTTTCTTTACCGGGAACCAATATCCGCTGATGTGCATTACCCTTTCAGTGTCAGCATATTTGTCCAGCGCATCGTTCATATAAGTTAGAAATCCCGGAGAAGTGACGAGGTCATCCTCCAATACAATGACCCGGCCATATTTATTGATAAGCTCTGTTACACCATTCGTGATGGAATTAGCCAGTCCGGAATTCTGCTCCCTCTTAATTATAATTACTTCTTTGGTCCATTGCTTTTTTTCGCATACTTCTCTTACAAGTTTAATGTTTTCCAATACTTCAGAAGTCTCATTCGCTTTCGGTCCGTCGCAATAAATGTACAGTGTCGATTGATCTGCAAGGAAGTTATTTGATAATGCTTCCAGTGTTTGTTCTGCATGAAAAGGACGATTGTACACAAATAGTACAATTGGTGAAAGTATTCGCATAACAACTAATAGGTCGATGTTTAAAAAATACTACTCTCATTAGATAGACTAATATTTTCCCAAAATGTTTAATTACCAACCATCGCTAATTGTTATCTTCATTTGTAGTTTATAAGTGAAAATTGATTACGAGCTCTTAAATAAGCAGTAAGCTAATGTCAATTATAATTCTATTTTAATGTGTACCAGATGTTATTCAACGGAAAGCAGATATATTTGCAGCTGGCAAGCAAATTAAAATTTATGTTAAAAAGTTCGATCACCCCAGCGGTCCTGTTATTCTTAGGAGTTATGGCTGCAATTCTTCCCGTGAATGCTCAGAGTGTGGGTAATCAATATTCACTGGGACTCTACAAGTCATCCACTGACTCTCTCAATTACCATTCTTCTCAACGTGATTACAGCATCCAACCTGTATTCGATTTGCCTAAGGGCGATACATTATCAAAAAAGAGCTGGCTTTACCGGAAGCTATTTCGGGAACACCTGCTTGAAGTGAGAGAAGATGATTTTACATTCTATGCCAGCATTCTGCCTGATTTTCAGCTGGGCCACAGTAATTCCAGAGGTCGTACATGGCTCAATACACGTGGAGTCATTGCCGGTGGTACTATAGGAAAGAACCTTACATTCAAGGCCGAATTTTATGAAAACCAGGGAAAGTTTGCCACCTATATTGACGAATTTGCCCGTAAGAACCTCGTTATCCCCGGACAAGGCCAATGGAAAGATTTTAAAAATGGATCAGCATTTGATTACGCCTATTCTTCTGCATTGATCAATTATAAAGCTGGCCGTCATTTTGATTTCCAGCTGGGCTATGATAAGAACTTTATTGGCGATGGTTATCGCTCTATGCTCTTGTCTGACGCCTCTTTCAATTATCCCTTTTTGAAAATAATTGCAAACGTGGGTCGCGTACAGTATACCACTATGTGGGCGCAATTTGTGGATATGCAGTACCCTAAAGCTTCTTACGGTACCGGTTATAGAAAAAAATGGGGGGTATTCAACTACCTTGACTGGAATGTAAGCAAGAAATTCTCTGTAGGCTTATTTGAAGCTGTGATCTGGCAGGATAGCGATTCTTCCGGAAAGAGAGGTTTTGACGCAAGCTATCTGAACCCTATTGTATTCTTACGCCCGGTTGAGTTTTCTGTAGGCTCACCTGATAACGCATTAATGGGAATCAACCTGAAATATGCGCCATCCGTTAATACAACTATTTATGGCCAGTTTATCCTGGATGAATTTAAATTTAGTGAAATAACCGGCAATAGCGGTTGGTGGGCCAATAAATACGGGGGTCAGCTCGGTTTCAGGTCTAATAATATTTTTAAGGTACCTAACCTGAATGTGCTCTCAGAAGTCAATGCGGCAAGGCCTTACACCTATTCCCAGCGGACGACCCTCAATAACTACGGACATTATGCACAACCACTGGCACACCCGCTCGGTGCTAACTTCGTAGAATGGGTGAATATTGCAGACTATAGATACAAGCGCATCTTCCTGCGTGGACAGATTACTTATGCAAAATATGGTCTGGATTCAGCTGGCATCAACTATGGTCA
This window of the Chitinophaga sancti genome carries:
- the gmd gene encoding GDP-mannose 4,6-dehydratase, translating into MKIALITGITGQDGAYLTEFLLKKGYFVHGIKRRSSLFNTDRIDHLYQDPHEQKVNFQLHYGDLTDSTNLIRIIQQTQPDEIYNLGAMSHVQVSFETPEYTANADGIGVLRILEAVRLLGLTKKTRIYQASTSELYGLVQEVPQSERTPFYPRSPYGVAKMYGYWITVNYREAYDMYACNGILFNHESPLRGETFVTRKITRGVAKIALGMQDKLFMGNLDAKRDWGHAKDYVEAMWLMLQQDTPEDYVIATGVTTLVRDFISKAFAIAGIEVEFKGTGVDEVGIVKSVSPDVIGVKVGTEVVAVDPRYFRPTEVELLIGDPAKAQSKLGWKPKYDLDMLVKEMVLADLELFQREKLLKDAGYKVLNQFE
- the fcl gene encoding GDP-L-fucose synthase, which gives rise to MQQLDKIYVAGHRGMVGSAIVRRLEKAGFKNIVTRTSSELDLRNQQATATFFEQEQPDYVFLAAAKVGGIVANNTYKGDFIYENLMIQNNVIHSAYTSGVKKLMFLGSSCIYPKLAPQPLKEEYLLTGLLEPTNEPYAIAKIAGIKMCDAYRAQYGCNFISVMPTNLYGPNDNYDLKNSHVLPALLRKFHEAKEAGTPEVVIWGSGSPLREFLHADDMADACFYLMQHYNEEGLVNIGVGEDLSILDLARMIKEIVGYEGRLVFDSSKPDGTPRKLMDVSKLHGLGWKAKIGLKEGITAVYQEVQHLKWKN
- a CDS encoding glycosyltransferase, which encodes MRILSPIVLFVYNRPFHAEQTLEALSNNFLADQSTLYIYCDGPKANETSEVLENIKLVREVCEKKQWTKEVIIIKREQNSGLANSITNGVTELINKYGRVIVLEDDLVTSPGFLTYMNDALDKYADTERVMHISGYWFPVKKTGSLLPETFFYRATSCWGWATWKRAWQKLETDPVALKDKITSIPKGSRKFNIENSYSHLVQLEDNITGKINTWAVKWYATVFLNNGLCLHPNLSLVNNIGFDNSGTHCGSTSLYYWPQTDRTIQLNEIRLEESQQSIKMAKQFHKKLQITLLKRIKRKAFRMLGIPTQQ
- a CDS encoding mannose-1-phosphate guanylyltransferase; the protein is MKNHNYVFIMAGGVGSRFWPQSRQACPKQFIDILGVGKSLLQLTYERFLKVCPQENIFVVTSTEYHGLILEHLPEIEEKNILCEPCRNNTAPGIAYATFKALALDPDACMVIAPSDHFILNEAQFVKDINESLEIVAKQDILLTLGITPTRPDTGYGYINFEKTPGSKICKVLRFTEKPVLEKAKEFLADGNYVWNAGIFIWNVNTIMRAFEQYSKELYDIFKEGIPYYNTSGEQDFINTHYKNTPKISIDYAIMEKADNVSTMPVDFGWSDLGTWASLYQVMEKNPANNVIPAGEHQLEDTADCIIQLPKDKLAVIRGLKDYIVIDNKNVLLIYPKSLEQEIKKIAEQLKENELHNYL